A single Parabacteroides timonensis DNA region contains:
- a CDS encoding YhcH/YjgK/YiaL family protein, whose product MILESLNNTEKVERLHPLFKKAFDYIKATDFSKIEDGKYELDGTRLFVSIVTLFGKDKKEAAIETHKKYIDIQLPLLGVEKIGWKPGCELQEVSIPYDEEKDIAFYVDRPTAYTKIYPGQFAVYFPEDGHAPGIGEGSIRKVIVKVQVEE is encoded by the coding sequence ATGATACTTGAATCCTTAAACAACACAGAAAAGGTAGAACGCTTGCACCCCTTATTCAAAAAAGCATTCGATTACATAAAAGCTACGGATTTCTCGAAGATAGAAGACGGAAAGTATGAACTGGATGGAACACGTTTGTTCGTGAGCATTGTAACCCTGTTCGGTAAAGACAAAAAAGAGGCTGCTATCGAAACACATAAAAAGTATATCGATATACAGCTTCCTTTATTAGGAGTAGAAAAGATCGGATGGAAACCCGGTTGCGAATTGCAGGAAGTTTCTATTCCTTATGATGAAGAGAAAGATATTGCTTTTTATGTAGACCGTCCCACAGCCTATACAAAAATCTATCCCGGACAGTTTGCCGTTTATTTTCCTGAAGACGGTCATGCACCCGGCATCGGTGAAGGAAGTATCCGTAAAGTGATTGTAAAAGTACAGGTAGAAGAATAA
- a CDS encoding heavy metal translocating P-type ATPase: MKEIENKVLPVLEMSCAVCANNVESTVGALSGVEEATVNFAANTLSVRFRPSVITLQQIQEAVQAAGYDLIIESEDPLAEQEEMSRKHYKKLKRNTIGAWILSVPLALLGMVFMHLPYANWIMMVLALAIMLLFGRSFYVSGARHAIQGKANMDTLVALSTSIAFIFSFFNTVYPQFWYERGLEPHVYYEASGVIIAFVLLGKLMEERAKNSTSSAIKGLMGLQPKTARRIIDGKEEEVPISSLQRGNVLSVRPGEKIPVDGLLLQGSSSVDESMLSGEPIPVEKSAGDRVLAGTINQKGAFTMEATGVGNDTILAQIVQMVQAAQGSKAPVQRIVDKISGIFVPVVVLLSVITFVCWMVIGGSSYFSYALLSAVSVLVIACPCALGLATPTALMVGMGKGAERHILIKDAFALENLCKVDTVVLDKTGTLTEGVPVVTESCWLTESNVCYLNTLYTAELKSEHPLASAIIRWLEDSGASTCEAEGFESLTGRGIRMEVEGITYWVGSQGLLEMFGAEIPEKTMEQILHWQEDGQSVVYYGKGNELLAALAISDRIKPTSAAAVKELTAMGIEVHLLTGDGIKTADRVAHSLGIKYFKAEVMPNDKEEYILSLQKLGKKVAMVGDGINDSQALARADVSIAMGKGTDIAMDVAMITLITSDLLLLPEAIKLSRRTVRLIHQNLFWAFIYNLIGIPLAAGVLFPINGLLLNPMLASAAMAFSSVSVVLNSLRLKFMK; the protein is encoded by the coding sequence ATGAAAGAGATAGAAAATAAGGTCTTACCTGTACTTGAGATGAGTTGTGCGGTTTGTGCCAACAATGTGGAGAGTACCGTCGGAGCACTAAGCGGAGTAGAAGAAGCAACTGTCAATTTCGCGGCTAATACCTTGTCTGTTAGGTTTCGTCCATCCGTTATCACTTTACAACAGATACAAGAAGCTGTACAGGCTGCCGGATACGATTTAATTATTGAATCGGAAGATCCGCTGGCCGAGCAGGAGGAAATGTCGCGCAAGCATTATAAAAAACTGAAGCGTAATACAATAGGTGCATGGATCTTATCTGTTCCTTTGGCTTTATTGGGAATGGTATTTATGCATCTGCCGTATGCCAATTGGATTATGATGGTGCTGGCATTGGCCATTATGTTGCTGTTCGGGCGATCGTTTTATGTGAGCGGTGCACGCCATGCTATCCAGGGGAAAGCCAATATGGATACGTTGGTTGCGCTCAGTACATCTATTGCTTTTATATTTAGTTTCTTCAATACCGTATATCCTCAGTTCTGGTATGAACGGGGATTGGAACCGCATGTTTACTATGAGGCTTCCGGTGTGATCATAGCATTCGTCCTGTTAGGGAAACTGATGGAGGAACGGGCCAAGAACAGTACTTCTTCGGCCATTAAAGGATTGATGGGGCTGCAACCTAAAACGGCTCGCCGGATTATAGACGGAAAAGAGGAAGAAGTTCCCATCTCTTCCTTACAGAGAGGGAATGTATTGAGTGTGCGTCCCGGCGAAAAGATTCCGGTGGACGGACTCTTGCTGCAAGGTTCATCTTCTGTGGATGAAAGTATGCTGAGCGGTGAACCGATCCCGGTAGAGAAATCCGCCGGCGACCGCGTACTGGCCGGAACGATCAATCAGAAAGGTGCTTTTACGATGGAAGCTACCGGTGTAGGGAATGATACCATCCTGGCACAAATTGTGCAAATGGTGCAGGCGGCTCAGGGAAGTAAAGCCCCGGTGCAGCGTATAGTTGACAAAATAAGTGGTATATTTGTTCCGGTCGTCGTACTCCTTTCCGTTATCACGTTCGTGTGTTGGATGGTGATCGGCGGCAGCAGTTATTTCTCTTATGCACTTCTTTCGGCTGTCTCTGTCTTGGTAATTGCCTGTCCGTGTGCTTTAGGTCTGGCAACGCCTACCGCTTTGATGGTGGGAATGGGCAAAGGGGCTGAAAGACATATCCTGATAAAGGATGCGTTCGCTTTGGAGAATCTCTGCAAGGTGGATACAGTCGTGTTGGATAAGACCGGAACATTGACAGAGGGAGTTCCTGTTGTGACGGAATCCTGTTGGCTGACAGAATCAAATGTTTGTTATCTGAATACCTTGTATACGGCGGAATTAAAGTCGGAACATCCATTGGCTTCTGCTATTATCCGCTGGCTGGAAGATTCAGGGGCTTCCACTTGTGAAGCCGAAGGTTTTGAAAGTCTTACAGGCCGCGGTATCCGTATGGAAGTCGAAGGCATTACATATTGGGTGGGAAGCCAGGGATTACTCGAAATGTTCGGGGCCGAAATCCCTGAAAAGACAATGGAGCAGATTCTTCACTGGCAGGAAGATGGCCAGAGTGTTGTTTATTACGGAAAAGGGAATGAACTGCTGGCTGCATTAGCTATATCCGACCGTATTAAACCGACTTCGGCTGCTGCTGTAAAGGAACTGACTGCAATGGGTATCGAAGTTCATCTGTTGACCGGGGACGGGATAAAAACAGCAGATAGAGTCGCTCATTCTTTAGGTATAAAATATTTCAAGGCAGAAGTGATGCCGAACGACAAGGAAGAGTATATACTGTCTCTCCAGAAGTTAGGAAAGAAAGTGGCGATGGTCGGAGACGGCATTAACGACTCGCAGGCGCTGGCTCGTGCCGATGTGAGTATCGCGATGGGAAAAGGAACGGATATAGCTATGGATGTAGCTATGATCACATTGATCACATCCGATTTGTTACTGTTGCCCGAAGCGATTAAGTTATCCAGAAGAACTGTGCGCCTGATCCATCAGAATCTGTTTTGGGCATTCATATATAACCTGATCGGTATTCCGTTGGCAGCCGGTGTCTTGTTCCCGATAAACGGATTGTTGTTAAACCCGATGCTGGCAAGTGCTGCAATGGCTTTCAGCTCCGTGTCTGTCGTTCTTAACAGTTTGAGATTAAAATTTATGAAGTAA
- a CDS encoding TldD/PmbA family protein has translation MITNENKKLAQWAMEFALKNGCQASRVSLYNGSSSSFEIRDMKIDRLQQASENSLVIHLFVDGRYGSFSTNRLDKQELEKFIRNGIDSTRYLAEDKARTLPDASLYYKGGDADLQLLDPKFDAILPDDKVALAMNTCNEMMGKDDRIISANSSYSDEKDFKYMVASNGFEGEACGSSFSLVASVSIRGEGDARPESYWYDSSLYYDTMTKTGLGTKALERVFRKLGQKKVASGKYQMVVDNMNSARLLSPIFDALYGSSIQQKNSFLLDKLDQKVLGEKLTLIDEPHIAKASGARYFDGEGVATKRLPVFENGVLKTYYIDTYSANKMDVKPTIASPSILTMQMGDKNTEGLIASVDKGILITGFNGGNCNSTTGDFSYGIEGFLIEKGKLTQPISEMNATGNMISLWNNLTETGNDPRLFSSWRIPSLLFDGVDFSGL, from the coding sequence ATGATAACTAACGAAAATAAAAAACTGGCTCAATGGGCCATGGAGTTCGCTCTGAAGAATGGTTGCCAGGCCTCACGTGTAAGTCTGTACAATGGTTCAAGTAGTTCGTTTGAAATACGGGATATGAAAATAGACCGCCTTCAACAGGCTTCCGAAAACAGTCTGGTGATCCATCTGTTTGTGGATGGTCGTTACGGTTCATTTTCCACCAATCGCCTGGATAAACAAGAACTGGAAAAGTTTATCCGCAACGGCATCGATTCGACCCGTTATCTGGCCGAAGATAAAGCCCGCACGTTGCCCGATGCTTCTCTTTATTATAAAGGAGGAGACGCCGACCTGCAACTGCTCGATCCGAAATTCGATGCTATCCTTCCCGACGATAAAGTGGCATTGGCAATGAACACCTGTAATGAAATGATGGGGAAAGACGACCGTATCATTTCTGCCAATTCTTCTTACAGCGACGAGAAAGACTTTAAATACATGGTAGCCAGCAACGGTTTTGAAGGGGAAGCTTGCGGCTCTTCTTTCAGCCTGGTGGCCAGCGTAAGCATTCGCGGCGAAGGCGATGCCCGTCCCGAATCGTATTGGTATGATTCTTCACTGTATTACGACACAATGACGAAAACAGGACTGGGAACGAAAGCTCTCGAACGTGTATTCCGTAAACTGGGACAGAAAAAAGTGGCTTCCGGCAAATACCAAATGGTTGTCGACAACATGAATTCCGCTCGCCTGTTATCTCCCATATTCGATGCCTTGTATGGTTCTTCCATTCAGCAAAAGAACTCTTTCTTGCTGGATAAACTGGATCAGAAAGTGCTGGGTGAAAAATTGACGTTAATAGACGAACCTCATATAGCTAAAGCTTCCGGCGCCCGTTATTTCGACGGTGAAGGTGTAGCAACCAAGCGTCTGCCGGTATTTGAGAACGGTGTACTAAAAACGTATTATATCGATACCTATTCTGCTAATAAAATGGATGTGAAGCCTACTATCGCCTCCCCTTCCATTCTAACGATGCAGATGGGCGACAAAAATACGGAAGGTCTGATTGCTTCTGTCGACAAAGGCATCCTAATTACAGGTTTCAATGGTGGTAACTGCAACAGTACAACCGGTGATTTCTCCTATGGCATTGAAGGTTTCCTGATTGAAAAAGGAAAACTGACCCAACCTATTTCAGAAATGAATGCAACAGGTAATATGATTTCGTTATGGAACAATCTGACTGAAACCGGAAACGATCCACGCCTGTTCTCCAGCTGGCGCATTCCGTCACTTCTGTTTGATGGGGTTGATTTCAGTGGGCTATAA
- the trhA gene encoding PAQR family membrane homeostasis protein TrhA yields the protein MVKAQQRQTYGEEVANVLTHGAGMIFGIVAIIVLLVASIRNGNPWVVGSSLVYALSMTSSYVTSTFYHASANARSKRLLRRFDHSAIYLHIAGTYTPFTLIALRNEGYWGWLLFSIVWIAAVIGIILSFRKMKKTDHLKTACYLAMGWVVIIAFKPLLDVCRQTDSMDVLYWLIGGGLFYTVGCIFYFLDKYKYMHPIWHFFVLGGSVCHFVSVYLLVR from the coding sequence ATGGTCAAGGCCCAACAAAGACAAACTTATGGTGAAGAAGTAGCCAATGTGCTGACTCATGGGGCGGGGATGATTTTCGGAATAGTGGCTATCATTGTGTTATTGGTGGCTTCTATCCGGAATGGAAATCCCTGGGTCGTGGGTAGTTCGTTAGTTTATGCGTTGAGCATGACATCTTCTTACGTTACTTCAACCTTTTACCATGCATCTGCCAATGCACGTAGTAAAAGGTTGCTTCGTCGTTTTGACCATAGTGCTATTTATCTGCATATAGCAGGAACTTATACACCTTTTACCCTGATTGCTCTTCGCAACGAAGGCTATTGGGGATGGTTGTTATTTTCCATTGTCTGGATTGCAGCAGTCATAGGTATTATCCTCAGTTTCCGAAAGATGAAGAAGACGGATCATCTGAAAACAGCTTGTTACCTCGCCATGGGATGGGTCGTTATTATTGCCTTTAAGCCGTTATTGGACGTCTGTCGGCAAACCGATTCGATGGATGTATTGTATTGGCTGATAGGAGGAGGATTGTTCTATACAGTAGGATGTATTTTTTATTTCCTCGATAAATATAAATATATGCATCCGATATGGCATTTCTTTGTGTTGGGCGGCAGTGTTTGTCATTTTGTTTCAGTCTATTTATTGGTAAGATAA
- a CDS encoding DUF6722 family protein, which yields MKQKTIPPQVVINEKLGDFFVDIAKLVFAGVVLSTLLDMKVDRQSVLLLGISTTIVFVKLGFIFYKKRK from the coding sequence ATGAAACAAAAGACTATTCCACCACAGGTGGTTATTAATGAAAAGCTTGGCGATTTCTTTGTCGATATTGCGAAGTTGGTATTTGCCGGGGTTGTACTCAGCACTTTATTGGACATGAAAGTTGATAGACAATCAGTATTACTATTGGGAATATCAACTACCATCGTTTTTGTCAAACTAGGATTTATTTTTTATAAAAAAAGGAAATAA
- the hypD gene encoding trans-4-hydroxy-L-proline dehydratase — protein MSTTTAQRAPLSASNFAPTVEANAYGMNDRIKRLRQLSFEAEPSLSIERALIETRFYKENYGKYPIPILRALNFLEICKYKTIYIGKDELIVGERGPAPKAVPTFPELTCHSVEDLHVLNTRELQRYTISQEDIDTYEREVIPYWKGRTQRERIFSHVPKEWKEAYEVGMFTEFMEQRAPGHTALDGKVYQYGLLDLKERIAKELADLDFMNDPEATDKQEELTAMSISCDAAILFAERHADLADEMSMTEKDPKRAAELRKIAEVCRWVPAHAPRSYWEAIQMYWFVHLGTITELNGWDAMNPGHFDQHLAPFYEKEIAAGTLTREEAKELMSCFFIKVNNHTAPPKVGITAKESGTYNDFTNLNIGGVKADGSDGVSEVSYIMLETIEELHILQPGSAIHVSARTPERFLRAGCKVIRQGHGYPSVFNPDVYIQELMRQGKSLHDAREGGCSGCIEVGAFGKEAYVLTGYLNVPKILEVTLHNGVDPVSGRKVGLETGDPCSFASYDELYAAFMKQIHYFVDMKVRVSNYIDRMFAKYAPATFLSLFIDDCIAKGRDYYNCGPRYNTTYIQCTGLGTITDSLSSLKKHVFEDKRFTMDEMLKAMANNFVGAEVMRQTILNRTPFFGNDDEYADSIAVQMFNDLYDAIEGKPNTKGECFHLNMLSTTCHVYFGKVMGATPNGRLAEKAISDGTSPSHGADTHGPSAVIKSLGKLDQVKSGGTLLNQRFLPSLLKREEDISKLASLIRSYFALGGHHIQFNIVDTETLYAAQKCPEDYRDLLVRVAGYSDYFNDMNADLQADVIARTEQDNF, from the coding sequence ATGAGTACAACAACAGCTCAACGTGCACCTCTGAGTGCATCAAACTTTGCTCCCACAGTAGAAGCAAATGCTTATGGTATGAACGACCGTATCAAACGGTTACGTCAGCTTTCTTTCGAAGCTGAACCTTCTTTATCGATCGAACGGGCATTGATCGAAACTCGTTTCTACAAAGAAAATTACGGAAAATATCCTATTCCTATTCTGAGAGCACTGAACTTTCTGGAAATATGCAAATATAAGACTATCTATATCGGTAAGGATGAACTGATCGTGGGCGAACGTGGCCCGGCTCCTAAAGCAGTTCCCACTTTCCCGGAATTGACTTGCCACAGTGTGGAAGACCTGCATGTGTTAAATACCCGTGAACTGCAACGTTATACTATCAGCCAGGAAGATATCGATACCTACGAACGTGAAGTGATCCCTTACTGGAAAGGACGTACACAGCGTGAACGTATTTTCAGCCATGTTCCGAAAGAATGGAAAGAAGCATACGAAGTGGGTATGTTTACAGAGTTTATGGAACAACGTGCTCCGGGCCATACAGCTCTCGACGGAAAGGTTTATCAATATGGTTTACTGGATCTGAAAGAACGTATTGCCAAAGAGCTAGCGGATCTTGATTTTATGAATGATCCCGAAGCAACAGATAAACAGGAAGAACTGACTGCTATGTCTATCTCCTGCGATGCGGCTATCCTGTTCGCAGAACGTCATGCCGACCTGGCTGACGAAATGTCGATGACGGAGAAAGATCCGAAGCGTGCTGCCGAACTGCGTAAAATAGCTGAAGTGTGCCGTTGGGTTCCGGCTCATGCCCCTCGTTCTTATTGGGAAGCTATCCAGATGTACTGGTTTGTCCATCTGGGAACTATTACTGAACTAAATGGTTGGGATGCAATGAACCCGGGCCATTTTGATCAACATCTGGCTCCTTTCTATGAAAAGGAAATAGCTGCCGGAACGCTAACCCGTGAAGAAGCGAAGGAATTGATGTCATGTTTCTTTATTAAGGTAAATAACCATACGGCTCCTCCCAAGGTTGGTATTACAGCTAAGGAAAGTGGTACATACAATGACTTTACCAACCTGAATATCGGTGGTGTAAAGGCTGACGGTAGCGATGGCGTAAGCGAAGTGTCTTATATCATGCTTGAAACGATTGAAGAACTGCATATCCTGCAACCGGGTAGTGCCATTCATGTAAGCGCCCGTACGCCGGAACGTTTCTTACGTGCCGGATGTAAGGTGATCCGTCAAGGACACGGTTATCCTTCTGTGTTTAACCCTGATGTCTATATTCAGGAACTGATGCGCCAGGGTAAATCATTGCATGATGCACGTGAAGGCGGTTGCAGCGGTTGTATCGAAGTCGGTGCGTTCGGTAAAGAAGCCTATGTGTTGACGGGGTATCTGAATGTGCCGAAGATTTTGGAAGTGACGCTGCATAATGGTGTCGATCCGGTGTCTGGCCGTAAAGTGGGATTAGAAACAGGTGATCCGTGCAGCTTTGCAAGTTATGATGAACTGTATGCGGCTTTCATGAAGCAGATTCATTATTTTGTGGATATGAAGGTGCGTGTGAGCAATTATATCGACCGGATGTTTGCTAAGTATGCTCCGGCAACCTTCCTGTCGCTGTTTATCGACGATTGCATTGCTAAAGGGCGCGATTATTACAACTGTGGTCCGCGTTATAATACGACTTATATCCAATGTACCGGCCTGGGTACGATTACCGACAGCCTTTCTTCACTAAAGAAACATGTGTTTGAAGACAAACGTTTTACCATGGATGAAATGCTGAAAGCGATGGCAAACAATTTTGTCGGAGCGGAAGTTATGCGTCAGACGATCTTGAACCGTACGCCGTTCTTTGGTAATGATGATGAATATGCCGACTCGATTGCTGTTCAGATGTTCAACGACCTGTACGATGCTATTGAAGGCAAACCGAATACGAAAGGAGAATGTTTCCATTTGAATATGTTATCGACAACTTGCCACGTCTATTTTGGAAAAGTTATGGGAGCCACTCCGAACGGTCGCTTGGCTGAGAAAGCGATTTCCGATGGTACTTCACCATCGCATGGTGCCGATACACACGGACCGTCTGCTGTTATAAAATCATTGGGTAAACTGGATCAGGTAAAGAGTGGTGGTACGTTATTGAACCAGCGCTTCCTGCCGAGCCTGTTGAAACGTGAAGAAGATATTTCGAAACTGGCCTCCCTGATCCGTAGTTACTTTGCACTGGGCGGACACCATATCCAGTTCAATATCGTAGATACGGAGACTTTATATGCAGCTCAGAAATGTCCCGAAGATTATCGCGACTTGTTGGTACGTGTAGCCGGTTACAGTGATTACTTTAATGATATGAACGCTGACCTGCAGGCTGATGTGATTGCCCGTACGGAACAGGATAACTTTTAA
- a CDS encoding glycyl-radical enzyme activating protein, with protein sequence MSLIFDIKRYAINDGPGIRITIFMKGCPLSCVWCHNPEGLSNRKQKLYTKKKCIGCRTCVDNCPQKALTLTPDGIVTDSSLCDLCGKCAEVCPAMAMEISGTEYSIDYLMKEIEKETVFMDRSEGGVTFCGGEPLLHPDMLLELLHRCGELGIHRVVDTTLYAKPDVVQKVMEHTELFLVDLKHMDSIKHKLYCGVPNELILSNLRMIADAGHEFYIRIPLIEGVNADEENITRSAEFLASLPWQYHTVNLLLYHNIGKNKHEKLGTVYNPDHYPMETPSEETVQRCKDIFSRYGIDVIIGG encoded by the coding sequence ATGAGTTTGATATTCGATATTAAGCGCTATGCAATAAACGATGGGCCGGGTATCCGTATTACTATCTTTATGAAAGGATGCCCGTTATCGTGTGTGTGGTGCCATAATCCGGAAGGATTGTCCAACCGGAAGCAGAAGTTGTATACAAAGAAAAAATGTATAGGATGTCGTACCTGTGTGGATAATTGTCCGCAAAAGGCACTGACTTTGACACCTGATGGGATTGTTACCGACTCCTCTTTGTGTGATCTGTGCGGTAAATGTGCAGAAGTTTGTCCGGCTATGGCAATGGAAATTTCGGGAACGGAATATTCCATCGACTACCTGATGAAGGAAATTGAGAAGGAGACGGTTTTCATGGATCGATCGGAGGGAGGTGTTACTTTCTGTGGAGGAGAACCATTATTACATCCGGACATGTTGCTCGAATTGCTTCATCGCTGCGGTGAGTTGGGCATTCATCGTGTTGTCGATACGACATTGTATGCTAAACCGGATGTTGTACAGAAGGTGATGGAACATACCGAACTTTTTCTGGTGGATTTAAAGCACATGGATTCTATTAAACATAAGCTTTACTGCGGAGTTCCTAATGAGTTAATACTATCTAACTTACGTATGATAGCAGATGCCGGTCATGAGTTTTATATCCGTATCCCTTTAATAGAAGGAGTGAATGCAGACGAAGAAAATATAACCCGGTCGGCGGAGTTTTTAGCTTCTTTACCCTGGCAGTATCATACGGTAAACCTGCTTTTATATCACAATATAGGTAAGAACAAACATGAGAAACTCGGGACGGTTTATAACCCGGATCATTATCCGATGGAAACCCCTTCGGAAGAAACGGTACAACGTTGTAAGGATATATTTAGTCGTTACGGAATAGATGTTATAATAGGAGGATGA
- a CDS encoding heavy-metal-associated domain-containing protein, with product MATMKFKTNAKCGGCVAAIGAKLNKLVKEDEWSIDLKSPEKVLEVTANVSADAVITAVTEAGFKAEQL from the coding sequence ATGGCAACAATGAAATTTAAAACAAATGCAAAATGTGGTGGCTGTGTGGCTGCCATCGGTGCGAAACTGAATAAGTTGGTAAAGGAAGATGAATGGTCTATCGACCTGAAATCACCGGAGAAGGTATTGGAGGTAACAGCTAATGTTTCGGCCGATGCTGTTATTACTGCGGTAACGGAAGCCGGCTTCAAGGCAGAGCAATTGTAA